The Helicobacter sp. MIT 21-1697 genome includes a window with the following:
- a CDS encoding SDR family oxidoreductase: protein MVFGGTSGIGKSIVEIASSYNPSTFALSSSNGYDITSFSAVASAFAKIYKQCGSIDYIVNCAGILKLGTLQNRNIEDISKEIEVNYLGCIHIIKAALPYLFKNPNGASIALFTSSSYTRGRALYSIYSSTKAAIVNLGQALSEELANTRIRVNIINPARTHTPMRTTNFGKEPEESLLDPNEVAHITLSTLVSNLNGQIIDIRRK from the coding sequence GTGGTTTTTGGTGGCACAAGTGGCATTGGCAAGTCCATAGTAGAAATTGCCTCCTCGTATAATCCCTCTACTTTTGCTCTCTCTTCCTCTAATGGTTATGACATAACTTCTTTTTCCGCTGTTGCTTCTGCATTTGCAAAAATTTACAAACAATGTGGAAGTATTGATTATATTGTAAATTGTGCTGGAATTTTAAAGCTTGGCACTCTCCAAAACCGCAATATTGAAGATATAAGTAAAGAAATAGAAGTTAATTACCTTGGTTGCATACATATTATTAAAGCTGCTCTTCCTTATTTGTTCAAAAATCCTAATGGTGCAAGCATTGCTCTTTTTACCTCAAGCTCCTATACAAGAGGCAGAGCATTGTATTCTATCTATTCCTCTACCAAAGCTGCAATAGTTAATCTAGGACAAGCTCTAAGTGAAGAACTAGCCAATACCCGCATAAGAGTGAATATTATTAATCCTGCAAGAACGCACACGCCAATGAGAACTACAAATTTTGGCAAAGAACCAGAAGAAAGCTTACTTGACCCAAATGAAGTCGCACATATCACACTTAGCACTTTAGTTTCAAATCTCAACGGGCAAATCATAGACATAAGGAGGAAATAA
- the ispD gene encoding 2-C-methyl-D-erythritol 4-phosphate cytidylyltransferase yields the protein MKNYAVILASGIGSRLNESLPKQFSKIAGKSILEHTIEIFEKTPNIDEIILVILPDYRILTQEIILKNNYQKISKILNGGKTRKQSSCIGIMSLKDTEANVLIHDCARPFLSQDIITKCLEALQTYSAVDVAIPATDTIIEVSPCHLITNIPQRDKLMCGQTPQAFKLSLIQKAHQLAKDDENFTDDCGLILKYNLGEVFVVQGESENIKITYPQDLVLADKLFQIKNTSAPQVSLEQLNGGGGNSGFWWHKWHWQVHSRNCLLV from the coding sequence ATGAAAAATTATGCGGTTATTTTAGCAAGCGGAATTGGAAGCAGATTGAATGAATCTCTACCAAAACAATTTAGTAAAATTGCTGGCAAAAGCATTTTAGAACATACAATAGAAATTTTTGAAAAAACCCCAAATATTGATGAAATAATCCTTGTCATTTTGCCAGATTATAGAATCTTAACTCAGGAGATTATCCTTAAAAACAATTATCAAAAAATTAGCAAGATTTTAAATGGTGGAAAAACGCGCAAACAAAGTTCTTGCATTGGCATAATGTCTCTAAAGGATACAGAAGCCAATGTATTAATACACGATTGTGCGCGTCCTTTTTTATCCCAAGATATTATCACAAAATGCCTTGAGGCGTTGCAAACTTATAGTGCAGTAGATGTGGCAATCCCTGCGACAGATACGATTATAGAAGTTTCTCCTTGCCATCTAATTACCAATATCCCCCAAAGAGACAAGCTAATGTGTGGGCAAACGCCACAAGCTTTTAAACTCTCACTTATTCAAAAAGCTCATCAATTAGCAAAAGATGATGAGAATTTTACTGATGATTGCGGACTGATCCTTAAATACAATCTTGGAGAAGTTTTTGTCGTGCAAGGTGAAAGCGAAAATATAAAAATCACCTATCCACAAGATTTAGTATTAGCCGATAAGCTTTTTCAAATTAAAAACACTTCTGCGCCTCAAGTTTCTTTAGAGCAATTAAATGGGGGGGGGGGCAATAGTGGTTTTTGGTGGCACAAGTGGCATTGGCAAGTCCATAGTAGAAATTGCCTCCTCGTATAA
- a CDS encoding sugar 3,4-ketoisomerase: MNYKLLELQTIGDERGKLVSLESNKNLPFDIKRVYYIYDTSPEQIRGNHAHTELEQLVIAIDGACEFVLDDGKNKESVWLNRPDFGLYIGKNMWREMRNFSYGCKLMILASDYYDEREYIRDYTTFLDTIKDSKDIQ; encoded by the coding sequence ATGAATTATAAACTCCTAGAACTCCAAACCATAGGCGATGAACGTGGCAAACTTGTATCCCTAGAATCCAACAAAAACCTCCCTTTTGATATAAAAAGAGTATATTATATCTATGACACTTCGCCCGAGCAGATTCGCGGTAATCACGCACATACAGAACTAGAACAACTTGTAATAGCCATAGATGGTGCGTGTGAATTTGTGCTTGATGATGGCAAGAATAAAGAATCTGTGTGGCTCAATCGCCCCGATTTTGGGCTATATATTGGCAAAAATATGTGGAGAGAAATGCGGAATTTCTCTTATGGGTGCAAACTAATGATTTTAGCAAGTGATTATTATGATGAGCGTGAGTATATCAGGGATTATACGACATTTTTAGATACAATCAAAGATTCTAAGGATATACAATGA
- a CDS encoding sugar 3,4-ketoisomerase, which translates to MKYELIDFVDFSDEKGSLVACEYQKNCPFEIKRVFYIFDVNPNAVRGRHANKDSEFLFVALNGSCKVKIDDGKSQEILTLNNPKQGLYVGKMLWKEMFDFSKGCVLLVISNAPYNKDEYINDYMMYAYKVMGGGHKINFLLPLRLNVA; encoded by the coding sequence ATGAAGTATGAACTCATAGATTTTGTGGATTTTAGCGATGAAAAAGGTTCTTTAGTCGCGTGTGAATACCAAAAAAACTGCCCCTTTGAGATTAAAAGGGTATTTTATATCTTTGATGTTAATCCTAATGCAGTGCGAGGGCGACACGCCAATAAAGATTCTGAATTTTTATTTGTCGCCCTCAATGGAAGCTGTAAGGTAAAAATTGATGATGGCAAAAGCCAAGAAATCCTCACCCTTAATAATCCAAAACAAGGCTTATATGTGGGTAAAATGCTATGGAAAGAAATGTTTGATTTCTCCAAAGGCTGTGTGTTGCTTGTGATAAGTAATGCCCCATATAACAAAGACGAGTATATTAACGATTATATGATGTATGCTTATAAGGTAATGGGGGGGGGGCATAAGATAAACTTTTTGCTCCCTTTGAGGCTCAATGTGGCTTAA
- a CDS encoding methyltransferase domain-containing protein, translating into MQRDIESYTQRYLAQDFSDFESYMVAFRRNKVLEFLAKQKPQNILEIGCGMESIAKYYKDYQSFSIVEPSKVFAQKAQEDFAQDNRVTIINDFIQPQVAHLKSQRFDCILLSSLLHEVENPKQFLSAILPLCPPPPTILHINVPNAHSFHLLWAYESGLISQLGGLSPTAKSLQQHTAFTLQSLSALVEEVGLEIIESGSYFLKPLNHGKMSLALQSGILDENLLRGLEKMVQYTPNLGAEIFVNAQMK; encoded by the coding sequence ATGCAACGCGATATAGAAAGCTACACACAAAGGTATTTAGCACAAGATTTTAGTGATTTTGAATCCTATATGGTGGCATTTAGACGCAATAAGGTCTTAGAATTTTTGGCAAAGCAAAAGCCTCAAAATATCCTAGAAATCGGCTGTGGAATGGAATCTATTGCTAAGTATTATAAAGATTATCAAAGTTTTAGCATTGTAGAACCCTCCAAAGTCTTTGCACAAAAAGCACAAGAGGATTTCGCTCAAGATAATAGAGTAACAATCATTAACGACTTCATTCAACCCCAAGTCGCACATTTGAAATCGCAAAGATTTGATTGTATTTTGCTTAGCTCACTTTTGCACGAAGTAGAAAACCCCAAGCAGTTTTTGAGCGCAATTCTTCCATTATGCCCCCCCCCCCCCACTATACTACACATAAATGTGCCTAATGCGCATTCTTTCCATTTGCTCTGGGCGTATGAATCCGGGCTTATCTCACAGCTTGGGGGTTTAAGTCCTACTGCGAAATCTTTACAACAGCACACTGCTTTCACTTTGCAATCTTTATCTGCACTCGTAGAGGAAGTGGGCTTGGAAATCATAGAGAGCGGAAGCTATTTTTTAAAGCCTTTGAATCACGGCAAAATGTCTTTGGCGTTGCAGAGTGGAATCTTAGATGAGAATCTTCTGAGAGGATTAGAAAAAATGGTGCAATACACTCCAAATTTGGGTGCTGAAATCTTTGTGAATGCACAAATGAAATAA
- a CDS encoding formyltransferase family protein: MRLVIIGNTSNGDIAKALLECEEIEIIAGVIDNYSKETQRFQSAFLQEHKIPKISFDEILALKPDMCLSIAYFTLMDTKYFKDILALNIHAGILPVWKGFNANAWAMINGEEKIGYSLHALTDKMDGGEVYYQWIENVGECERYAQIVQRVKNRAVNEIAKVLLEIYQGKLTPRLQDTSIEYFCKKIGQSESMIKTWNLKAQELYNRFRVVAAPYGGGLFFHYKNKVYEIMDMQSPRDSLRGGGVYLPFRSNCKYLSKLYVG; this comes from the coding sequence ATGCGCTTAGTGATAATAGGCAATACGAGCAATGGTGATATTGCAAAGGCACTTTTAGAGTGTGAGGAGATTGAAATTATCGCTGGGGTGATAGATAATTATTCTAAAGAGACGCAGAGATTCCAAAGTGCATTTTTGCAAGAGCATAAAATCCCTAAAATTTCCTTTGATGAGATTCTCGCACTTAAGCCTGATATGTGCTTAAGTATTGCGTATTTTACACTAATGGATACAAAATATTTTAAAGACATTTTGGCTTTGAATATTCACGCAGGGATTTTGCCTGTGTGGAAAGGCTTTAATGCAAATGCGTGGGCAATGATAAATGGAGAAGAAAAAATCGGATACTCTTTACACGCATTGACTGATAAAATGGACGGCGGAGAGGTGTATTATCAATGGATTGAAAATGTGGGAGAGTGTGAGCGATACGCACAGATTGTGCAACGAGTTAAAAACCGCGCAGTAAATGAAATCGCAAAGGTTTTGCTTGAGATTTATCAGGGTAAATTAACTCCAAGGCTGCAAGATACGAGCATAGAATATTTTTGTAAAAAAATTGGACAAAGTGAGAGTATGATAAAAACTTGGAATCTCAAGGCGCAAGAGCTGTATAATCGTTTCAGGGTAGTAGCTGCACCCTATGGTGGAGGATTATTTTTTCATTATAAAAATAAAGTGTATGAAATTATGGATATGCAATCACCTAGAGATTCTCTGCGGGGGGGGGGGGTATATTTGCCCTTTAGGAGCAATTGTAAATATTTATCAAAATTGTATGTGGGTTAA
- a CDS encoding acetyltransferase, whose product MSCGGGGYKCASYISSKAFVWHNVKIGENCFILEDNTLQPFVEIGNNVTLWSGNHLGHRSIVRDNCFITSHCVISGFCEIGENTFIGVNSCVADNVKIARDNFIALGSVINKNTQENTIYRGNPAQPAKISAKTFCKVAEQERVKSQKQENLENPKAGEQ is encoded by the coding sequence ATGAGTTGCGGGGGGGGGGGGTATAAATGCGCTTCCTATATCAGCTCCAAAGCCTTTGTATGGCATAATGTAAAAATCGGCGAAAACTGCTTTATTTTGGAGGATAATACCTTGCAACCTTTTGTGGAGATTGGCAATAATGTAACACTATGGAGTGGTAATCATTTGGGACACCGCTCCATAGTGCGTGATAACTGCTTCATCACTTCGCATTGTGTCATTTCTGGATTCTGTGAGATTGGCGAAAATACCTTTATAGGTGTCAATTCCTGTGTAGCTGATAATGTGAAAATCGCAAGGGATAATTTCATCGCACTTGGCAGTGTGATAAACAAAAACACACAAGAAAACACAATTTATCGTGGCAATCCTGCACAACCAGCAAAAATCTCTGCAAAAACCTTTTGCAAAGTTGCAGAGCAAGAGAGGGTGAAATCCCAAAAGCAAGAGAACTTAGAGAATCCAAAAGCAGGAGAGCAATAA
- a CDS encoding GNAT family N-acetyltransferase, with product MFLWWQWYGTKWIWLCGACTMIYLKPYTLAHKTLWNAFNADSKNGLFLFDRDYMDYHSDRFKDNSLLFYEEDKLLALLPLNITDNVLYSHQGLTFGGFITGRTMKQEKMLECFTLLRTFMQEQGISKLIYKAIPYIYHKIPSQEDLYALFVNNAQLFRVDCSSSIALPHPIALPKGRKSQITRAKRENVQINQSQDFAAFVTLLNEVLQSRHQSKAVHSAEELALLSKRFPEQIKLFVAHQAQTLLAGALVFVYPHLIHTQYLAVNDKGREIGALDLLLKTLIDTYAQSKTYFDFGISTESNGTFLNTGLISQKEGFGGRTITHQFYELLSSGGGGIIPYLLFPFLLFYSFISLLFYCGIANATTMRRG from the coding sequence TTGTTTCTATGGTGGCAATGGTATGGGACAAAGTGGATTTGGCTATGCGGAGCTTGCACAATGATATACCTTAAGCCCTATACTCTCGCACATAAGACCTTGTGGAATGCCTTTAATGCAGATTCTAAAAATGGACTTTTCCTCTTTGATAGAGACTATATGGACTATCACTCTGATAGGTTCAAGGATAATTCATTGCTTTTTTATGAGGAGGATAAGCTTTTAGCCCTTTTGCCACTGAATATTACCGATAATGTGCTATACTCTCATCAAGGATTAACCTTTGGAGGATTTATTACAGGTAGGACGATGAAACAAGAAAAAATGCTAGAGTGCTTCACCCTTTTGCGCACATTTATGCAAGAGCAAGGTATAAGCAAATTAATTTACAAAGCGATTCCCTATATCTATCATAAAATCCCATCACAAGAGGATTTATACGCACTTTTTGTAAATAATGCGCAACTTTTTCGCGTGGATTGCTCCTCTAGTATTGCATTACCACACCCTATCGCTCTGCCCAAAGGGAGGAAGTCTCAAATTACACGCGCCAAAAGAGAGAATGTGCAAATAAACCAGAGCCAAGATTTCGCCGCATTTGTTACTTTGCTTAATGAAGTGTTGCAGAGCCGACATCAAAGCAAAGCAGTGCATAGTGCGGAGGAACTTGCCCTGTTAAGCAAGCGATTTCCAGAGCAAATCAAGCTTTTTGTCGCGCACCAAGCGCAAACACTTCTTGCAGGTGCGCTTGTGTTTGTTTATCCCCACCTTATCCACACTCAATATCTCGCAGTCAATGACAAAGGCAGGGAGATTGGCGCATTAGACTTGCTTCTTAAAACTTTGATTGATACTTACGCACAAAGTAAAACTTACTTTGACTTTGGAATCTCCACAGAGTCCAATGGCACATTTTTAAACACAGGTTTAATCTCTCAAAAAGAAGGCTTTGGCGGACGCACGATCACTCATCAATTCTATGAACTTCTTTCTTCGGGGGGGGGGGGTATAATCCCCTATTTGCTCTTTCCCTTTTTACTTTTTTACTCTTTTATTTCTTTGCTTTTTTATTGTGGCATAGCCAACGCTACTACAATGAGGCGGGGCTAA
- a CDS encoding GNAT family N-acetyltransferase, producing the protein MISIQPYCPTQKPLWNAFNQSAKNGIFLFDRDYMDYHADRFVDNSLLFYEGEKLLALLPLNVEGKTLCSHQGLTFGGFVIGDSMRQAKMLECFSSLREYMKERGFERLLYKVLPYIYHQSPAQEDLYALFRNGAKLYRTDCSTTIDLRNAFKMSELRKRGVKKAKKEGIVIEQSSDFSSFVALVNEVLQDKHNAKAVHNAEELSLLYSRFMENIKLFVAKSKSEILAATLLFLYPHLIHTQYLAVNDKGREIGALDLLLKTLIDTYAQSKTYFDFGISTESNGTFLNTGLISQKEGFGGRTITHQFYELLSSGGGV; encoded by the coding sequence ATGATAAGCATTCAACCTTATTGCCCGACACAAAAGCCACTATGGAATGCCTTTAACCAAAGTGCTAAGAATGGAATTTTTTTGTTTGATAGAGACTATATGGATTATCACGCTGATAGATTTGTAGATAATTCTTTGCTTTTTTATGAGGGAGAGAAACTCTTAGCTCTCTTGCCGCTCAATGTAGAGGGTAAGACCTTATGCTCACATCAGGGACTAACTTTTGGGGGCTTTGTCATCGGAGATTCTATGCGACAGGCTAAAATGCTTGAATGTTTTAGCTCCCTTAGAGAGTATATGAAAGAGAGAGGGTTTGAGCGATTATTGTATAAAGTCCTGCCTTATATTTATCATCAAAGTCCAGCTCAAGAAGATTTGTATGCGCTCTTTAGGAATGGGGCAAAACTTTATCGCACCGATTGTTCTACAACGATTGATTTAAGAAACGCCTTTAAAATGAGCGAATTACGCAAAAGAGGTGTCAAAAAGGCAAAGAAAGAGGGCATAGTGATAGAGCAATCCTCAGATTTTTCTAGCTTTGTCGCGCTAGTCAATGAAGTTTTACAAGATAAGCACAACGCAAAAGCAGTGCATAACGCAGAGGAATTAAGCCTTTTGTATTCAAGGTTTATGGAGAATATTAAACTTTTTGTAGCAAAGAGTAAGAGTGAAATCCTCGCAGCAACTTTGCTTTTCCTCTATCCCCACCTTATCCACACTCAATATCTCGCAGTCAATGACAAAGGCAGGGAGATTGGCGCATTAGATTTACTCTTAAAAACTTTGATTGACACTTACGCACAAAGCAAAACTTACTTTGACTTTGGAATCTCCACAGAATCCAATGGCACATTTTTAAACACAGGTTTAATCTCTCAAAAAGAAGGCTTTGGCGGACGCACGATTACTCATCAATTCTATGAACTTCTTTCTTCGGGGGGGGGGGTATAA